From Dehalococcoidia bacterium:
TCGCGCTTACCGAGCGCCTTCGCGGTCTCGGCGATCGAGAGTCCGACCGCAAACCGCATGGTGATCACGTCGCGTTGCGCTTCGGGCAGCAACTCCGCCGCCCGGCGCACTTCTTCGAGCGTGATCCGATCTTCCACAACCGACGACGGGCTTTCCCGCACGTCGACCATGTCTTCGGTCAGTTCCGACGTCGGCCCGCCGCGCTGGGCTGAGCGCCGGAAATGCGTGGCAATGTGGTTGTGAGCGATGCGGAAGAGCCATGACGAGAACGGCACGTCTCTCCAGCGGAAGCCCCCGATCGCGCCGAGCATTTTCAGGAAGACCTCCTCGGTGAGGTCTTCGGCCTCGGCCACATTGCCGACGCGCGCTACCGCATAGCGATAGACACGCGGCATGTACCAGTCGTACAGGTCGGCGAGGGCTGCCTGGTCGCCCATCCGCGCACGGTCGACGGCATCCCGTTCGACGTCCAGCGGGATGGGCTGCGGAGCGGGGATATCCAATCCCGGTGCCTCGTTTCTGAGCGAAGGAGCCAATGGCATGTTACTCGCTCACCCAAAAGGCCGTCCAAGCGCGCCCGCAGCACCTCACAGACACCACACCACCCATCAATTGTTACAACGCGCAGATTTGGAAAAGGTTAACCCGGGCTAGCAGGGGGGAACGGCTGGGGAAGCTGGGATTCGGTGGGTACGCTCAACGGGCGGAGGGGACCGAGAGGGGAACCTGGAACCTCGAACCTTGAACCTCTGGGTCGTGTTGGTCGAGCCGAAGGCTGGTTTGAGGTTCCAGGGTTGATGCGCTAGGCCGTGGGCACTGCCTCCTTGACGCAGAGGGCGCCTGCCGCGCGGTCCGCGACGATCGCGTCGGACGCCTGCATGGCGGAGGCGAGTACGGTCTCGGCGAGGGTGTACGGGAGGTCGCGGCCCTCGCCGGCGAAGCAGAGGTTGCGCGCGACGGCGGAGCGCAGCGGCACACGCGCGTCTTCCATCTGGCCGGGGATCCAGCGTGCGGAGGAGACGCGGGCGGCGGGCAGCGTGCGCTGGACCACCGCGGCCGAGCGCCAGCCGGCGAAATGGCGGTCGAGGCCATCGACGAGTTGGTGTTCGCGGGCGGCGCGCAGCGTTTCGTCGGCGGCCTCATCGGGCGAGAGATAGGCCATGGCGTGCAGCAACTGCTGGCCTTCGGGCGCGAGGTCCGGCGTCACCTCGGAGTGCAGGCTGTAGTACAGGTCGTGCTCCGTATCGAACACGAACGTGAGGTCGGTGCGCAGCCTGCGGTCGAAGCCGAGGTCGATGCAGACGGCGCGCACGTCGCGCATGCCGCTCCATCGCGAGAGTTCCGCCGCCAGTGGCGAGCCTTGCTGCGCGAGCGCGGGCGCGTCGTCGGGCGGAAGCGTGGAGACGAAGGCGTCGGCCTCGAACCGGCGTGTGCCGGCGAGCGCAGCGACCGCGCAATCGCCGTCGATCTCGAGCCGATCGACGTGCGCGGCAGTGACGAGTTCGCCGCCGTTCGCCCGCAACTCGTCGACGAACGCCTGGCAGATGGCGCCCCAGCCGCCGCTCATGTATCCGACGTAGTCCTTCGCGAAGAGGTTGCGCTGGAGGTGCGAGATGAGCCATCGCGCGCTGAGTTGGGACGCCGGTCGCGTGTACGAGTTGACGACGCCCAATGCCATGACGAACTGGCGCACCAGCGGATCGCTCGTGTGCTGGTCGACCCACTCGCCATACGTCATATTGCCGAGCCTGTCGGGCTTTTCGGAACGCAGCGCGAGCATCATCGAAGCGATCCGCATGCGCCCCGGCACGGAGAACAGTTTCGTCGCGAGGAGTTGGTGCGGTTTGGCGCCGAGCGACGCGAAGCGGTCGCCGAGCGACCAGTAGCTCTTCATGGCGTCGGGGACGTTGTAGGGCAGCGACGGACGATCGAGGCGGCGCAGGACATCGCCGAGGAAGCCGCTGCCGGGGCGGAACATGGCGTGCGGGCCGTAGTTCAGCGTGAAGCCCTTGTCACTGTAGGTGCAGGCGCGGCCGCCGGGCTGATTGCCGCGCTCCAGCACGACGGTTCGCATGCCTTCGCGCGCGAGGAGAGCGCCGGTCGCAAGGCCAGCGAGGCCGCCGCCGATGATCACCACATCGGATTTCATGTCGTACTCCTTCTCTCAGAACGTTGCTTACGGGTCGATGATTCCTTCGGCGAGGACTTGCACCGGATTGGCGTGGTACGCGGGATCGGAGAGCGCGCGCACGAACGTCGCATAGTTTTCGCCACCGAAGGTGTGCAGCGGCGCGCGGCCGTTCTTCTTTACGAAGCGCACAGTGCGGATCAGATTCTTGTACGACACGGCGCAGACGTCGCAGGCGCGCAGGTGCGCTTCGACGCCGGCGCGCACGCCTTCGGAGAGTTCGTCATCGATGAAGTCGGACAGCAGCTCGTCGATCTGGTCGCAGTTCATGCGTCCTCCTTTTGCTCTTTCGCGCGCGCTCGCTCGGCCTGCTTGGCGGCGCCGGTGACGCTGCAGCCGTTGCACTCGTTGTTGGGGTCGACGAGCTGGCAGCGCGTCTCGAAGACGCCGGTCATCGTCTTGCGGGCGCGGTGCAGCTCCGTCTTCACGGACGCGACGGAGGCGCCGATGGCGTTCGCCGCCTCCTCGCGCGACATGCCGATCTGGTCGCAGAGCACGATCGCGGCGCGCTGCTTCGCCGGCAGCGACATGGCGATGCAGTTGATGCACGTGGCGGCGACTTCTTTCACTTCGGCGACGCGCTCGGGCGACATGAACATCTGCTGTTCCATCTGCTGCACGAGTTCGCCGTTCTCGCGGAACCACTGCCAGCGCGCGTCGAGATCCCATGGCTTGCGGGCACGCTGGTGGTCGAGGCAGGCGTTGGTGGCGATGCGGTGGAGCCACGTCGAGAGCGACGCGCGCATCTCGAACTCGGCGATCCGGGTGTAGGCCTTGAGGAGCGTGTCCTGCACGAGGTCTTCGGCTTCTTCCCGGGAACCGGTCATCTTGTAGCACAGGCGGAGGAGCGAGGCGCGGTGTTCTTCGGCGAGTTCGCCGAAGGCGTCGCGGTCGCCGGCTTTGGCGCGCTCGAGGAGCGCGAGTCCCCCCTGCTGCTGCCGAGCATCCACCTGCTGTATCTCCCTTCTGATCTGTTAGACGGGCGGGCGTAGGAAAAGGTTACATCGTTGGTGGTTGGTGGCTGGTCGCTGGTGGGCGGGAGGTGGAGGCGAGTTGGAGGAATGTGCCTGCCGCTTCGAACGTGTGTGCGTTAATCTGGCGGCATGGAAATCACCTGGCTTGGGCGCGCTTGCTTTCGGATTCGGGCGAAGGAGGCGACGGTCGTCACGGATCCGCCGGACAAGTCGAGCGGGCACAGCCTCGGGCGCCCCACGGCCGACATCGTCACCGTCAGTCATTCGGATCCGGCGCACAGCTACGTCGAAGGGGTGGCGGGATCGCCGCGGGTGATCGACGGGCCGGGCGAGTTCGAGATCTCCGGCGCATCGATCATTGGGGTGAGCACGTTTCGCGGCAAAGAGAAGACACCGGAGAGCGGGCGCAACATCGCGTTCGTAATCGAACTCGAAGATTTGCGCATCGGACACCTGGGCGGCATCGGGCACGTTCCGACGTCGGATCAGCTCGAGCAGATGGGCGCCGTCGACATCCTGCTGGTGCCGGTGGGCGGCGGCGACTCGCTCGATGCGCCGCCGGCTGCGGAGACGGTGAGCCTGATCGAGCCGAAGCTCGTGATCCCGATGAACTACAAGACCGACGCCGACAAGGAGAAGCTCGATCCGTTGGACCGCTTCCTGAAGGAAATGGGCGCGCAGAAGTCGGAGACGCACGCGAAGGTGACTGTGACGCGCAGCTCACTGCCGGACGAGACGCAGGTGCTCGTGGTGGATGTGAAGCGGTAGTCGGTCAGTATTTCAGCCGGTCAGTCTTTCAGTCTTTCCGTTCGTTGTACGGGGTTCGGGGCGCCACTCGCTGCGTCGCAGGGAATAGCAGCGGTACTCCTCTTCGATACCGAGGGCTTCTTCGATACCGAGGGCTTCATCACGGTGCATCCAGCGGTCGACGAGATGTAGGCCCGCCTTCTCGAGCACGCGGGCGGAAGCACGATTGCTCGTCGCGCACGTGGCGTAGATCGAGACGCGCGGCTGGATATCGAATACGAACGCGAGCATCGCTTCGACGGCTTCGGTCATGTACCCGCGACCCCAGAGCTCCGGCAGAAGCGCGTAGCCGAAGCTGACGTCACCCCTCGATGCATCTTCAGCATCACCCCAGTTCAGCCATCCGACCGCGTGATAGTTGGAGTGATCCACCATGGCCAGGCTGTACGCAGATCGAGGATCGGCGCTGTTGTGTTTGATGGCTTCTTCGAGCCAGTGCTGACACGCCGCTTCCGATTCGTCGAGCCGCAGCCACGTTTGGTAACGCGTGACACGCTCGTCGCCGGCGAGCGCACGGACGGTGGGCAAGTCTTCGGGCAGCCAGTCCCGCAGGACGAGCCGTGGCGTTCGTAGCTCGAACATGCTTTCAGTCTTTCGGTCTTTCGGTCTTTCGGTCTGTAACGCCTGTTGGTCGGACGTACATACAGTTGGCGCCGACGGCGATGCCGCTCAACCGACGAACGGATCGACTGACGGACTGAAGACTGATGGACGGCCTCAGGCGGGACGCAGGGCGGGCTGAGGGTCGGCCGCGGGCTCTTCCTTTGAGCCGTTGACGCAGATCATCCACGCCGCCATGACGACGAGCGCGCCGATCGCGGCGTCCAGGAAGAAGTGGTTCGCGGTTGAAACGATCGCGAGCAGCATGATCGCCGGCAGGAAGGCGAGCGCGAACGTCAGGACGCGCGGCCAGGCGAACGCGTGCGCGATGCCCATGGCGGCGAGCATGGTGAAGCCGAAGTGAAAGCTGGGCACGGCGGCGAATTCGTTCTTCGCGCCGGACGTTGTCATCGACGCGTGGATCGGGTCGATAAAGCCAAGCTCGGGGAGCATGCGCGGCGGCGCGACGGGCACCATGGCGAAGAAGATCAGCCCGATGGCGGCGGACGCGAAAAACGTGTTGCGGTAGCAGCGGTACATCTCGCGGTCACGCACGTAGACGATCGCGGCGGCGCCGACGATGAGCGGCAGGTACGCCCAGAGATAGATGCGCTCCATTGTCGCGGCGAGCCACGGTTGGCTTTGCACGAAACGTTGCACTGCTTCCTCGTGGAAGAGCCCGAGTGTTTTCTCTATGGAGATGAGCTGGATCGCGTGGTCGACCGCGCGTGCTTCCGTGCCTTCGACGAGGACGCGAATCGCGCTGTAGACGAGGTACGCGGCGA
This genomic window contains:
- a CDS encoding MBL fold metallo-hydrolase, translated to MEITWLGRACFRIRAKEATVVTDPPDKSSGHSLGRPTADIVTVSHSDPAHSYVEGVAGSPRVIDGPGEFEISGASIIGVSTFRGKEKTPESGRNIAFVIELEDLRIGHLGGIGHVPTSDQLEQMGAVDILLVPVGGGDSLDAPPAAETVSLIEPKLVIPMNYKTDADKEKLDPLDRFLKEMGAQKSETHAKVTVTRSSLPDETQVLVVDVKR
- a CDS encoding sigma-70 family RNA polymerase sigma factor; translated protein: MDIPAPQPIPLDVERDAVDRARMGDQAALADLYDWYMPRVYRYAVARVGNVAEAEDLTEEVFLKMLGAIGGFRWRDVPFSSWLFRIAHNHIATHFRRSAQRGGPTSELTEDMVDVRESPSSVVEDRITLEEVRRAAELLPEAQRDVITMRFAVGLSIAETAKALGKREGNVKALQHKAVAKLQKMLIPEVDRQPAIQEL
- a CDS encoding GNAT family N-acetyltransferase; translation: MFELRTPRLVLRDWLPEDLPTVRALAGDERVTRYQTWLRLDESEAACQHWLEEAIKHNSADPRSAYSLAMVDHSNYHAVGWLNWGDAEDASRGDVSFGYALLPELWGRGYMTEAVEAMLAFVFDIQPRVSIYATCATSNRASARVLEKAGLHLVDRWMHRDEALGIEEALGIEEEYRCYSLRRSEWRPEPRTTNGKTERLTG
- a CDS encoding phosphatase PAP2 family protein, which codes for MIRRARWRPFATAGIEALLVVAAYLVYSAIRVLVEGTEARAVDHAIQLISIEKTLGLFHEEAVQRFVQSQPWLAATMERIYLWAYLPLIVGAAAIVYVRDREMYRCYRNTFFASAAIGLIFFAMVPVAPPRMLPELGFIDPIHASMTTSGAKNEFAAVPSFHFGFTMLAAMGIAHAFAWPRVLTFALAFLPAIMLLAIVSTANHFFLDAAIGALVVMAAWMICVNGSKEEPAADPQPALRPA
- a CDS encoding zf-HC2 domain-containing protein, translated to MNCDQIDELLSDFIDDELSEGVRAGVEAHLRACDVCAVSYKNLIRTVRFVKKNGRAPLHTFGGENYATFVRALSDPAYHANPVQVLAEGIIDP
- a CDS encoding sigma-70 family RNA polymerase sigma factor — its product is MDARQQQGGLALLERAKAGDRDAFGELAEEHRASLLRLCYKMTGSREEAEDLVQDTLLKAYTRIAEFEMRASLSTWLHRIATNACLDHQRARKPWDLDARWQWFRENGELVQQMEQQMFMSPERVAEVKEVAATCINCIAMSLPAKQRAAIVLCDQIGMSREEAANAIGASVASVKTELHRARKTMTGVFETRCQLVDPNNECNGCSVTGAAKQAERARAKEQKEDA
- a CDS encoding FAD-dependent oxidoreductase, producing MKSDVVIIGGGLAGLATGALLAREGMRTVVLERGNQPGGRACTYSDKGFTLNYGPHAMFRPGSGFLGDVLRRLDRPSLPYNVPDAMKSYWSLGDRFASLGAKPHQLLATKLFSVPGRMRIASMMLALRSEKPDRLGNMTYGEWVDQHTSDPLVRQFVMALGVVNSYTRPASQLSARWLISHLQRNLFAKDYVGYMSGGWGAICQAFVDELRANGGELVTAAHVDRLEIDGDCAVAALAGTRRFEADAFVSTLPPDDAPALAQQGSPLAAELSRWSGMRDVRAVCIDLGFDRRLRTDLTFVFDTEHDLYYSLHSEVTPDLAPEGQQLLHAMAYLSPDEAADETLRAAREHQLVDGLDRHFAGWRSAAVVQRTLPAARVSSARWIPGQMEDARVPLRSAVARNLCFAGEGRDLPYTLAETVLASAMQASDAIVADRAAGALCVKEAVPTA